A region of the Bombyx mori chromosome 22, ASM3026992v2 genome:
tgttattcCGCTcaaaaaacaccgtggaggggagctcattccaaagccggatggaaCGTGGCAAAaacgatctctggaaacgcactgtggatgatacTAATAATTAGTTGGATAGAAAACTAATACTTAGTTTTACTAATACttagttttccaattacttAGTTTtagaattatgctgaagcttagttgagcattatgccgcataatgcgctcttgtgctctaattggaaaactacctcaATGTTTTGTTAAGATTATTGAGGAAGTTGAGATAGGCTAAAAAGTCGAGTAGCCATTGGTcgtgaaaaattaaaaacagtaggaaataaacataaacaaaaaataaagcgTTTATTAAGTAGACTGTCTTTAGAGGTTTTTCgctagtaatttaataattttctaatacaattatttatgtCGAGATAAAATGGTTTGCTGTGCTGTATCGAATTGTAAAAACACTTCGGTAAAAACATCAAAAAATAAAGATGGAATTACATTCCACAGGTGAAAATACCCATGTTTACTTTTCTATCGCTCGAATATTTACTTGTATCTGTTAATTATAATGCTAATTAACACGTAGCGGgagagaaaaaaatatgaatgctTACAGTAGATAATTTAAGTTATATTAGTGCAATAATAAATGAACGAAAAGCTACTGGTTGTTTCAAAAATCATAAATTTACCAAGAGCCACTGggcatttatttaaatgtaggctcttttaactttttttgaaattcattttttaaGATTATAAACAAAAAGTTCAAGTTGTCTAATGCAAGTTGCTTATTATGGTTTATATATTGCAACAGTGCTGTGTATTTTAAATACTCTCTCACAATATGCAACTTTAACttttctgttttttaattttaatgcatAGAGCTTTtgtacaatatatatttttcattacatgctgtctattgatggcatgcattgctatgcggatgacagcacgggggatgcgcgatatatcggccatcagagtctctctcggagcgcggtgcaagagagacgatcaaaacttgtgtctgaagtggagaactctctggggcgagtctccgaatggggtgaattgaacttggttcaattcaacccgataaagacacaagtttgcgcgttcactgcgaagaaggacccctttgtcatggcgccgcaattccaaggagtatccctgcaaccttccgagagtatcgggatacttggggtcgacatttcgagcgatgtccagtttcggagtcatttggaaggcaaagccaagttggcgtccaaaatgctgggagtcctcaacagagcaaagcggtacttcacgcctggacaaagacttttgctttataaagcacaagtccggcctcgcgtggagtactgctcccatctctgggccggggctcccaaataccagcttcttccatttgactccatacagaagagggccgttcggattgtcgataatcccattctcacggatcgtttggagcctctgggtctgcggagggacttcggttccctctgtattctgtatcgtatgttccatggggagtgctctgaggaattgttcgagatgataccggcatctcgtttttaccatcgcaccgcccgccaccggagtagagttcatccatactacctggagccactgcggtcatccacagtgcgtttccagaggtcttttttgccacgtaccatccggctatggaatgagctcccctccacggtgtttcccgagcgctatgacatgtccttcttcaaacgaggcttgtggagagtattaagcggtaggcagcggcttggctctgcccctggcattgctgaagtccatgggcgacggtaaccactcaccatcaggtgggccgtatgctcgtctgcctacaagagcaataaaaaaaaaaaaaaaaaaaaaattatttggtcTAGGTTTCCTCGTGATAAGGAGAGACGGAGACAGTGGGAGAGGGCAATGAACAGGGAGGAAGAATGGAGATCAAGTCCTTTTAGTGCAGTATGCTCGGAACATTTTGGTTGCACTGACTTTTATCTAACTGACAGTGGGCTACGAAGACTATCTGTTAATGCCGTGCCTTGCATTAACATATCTGTAAGTCAACAACTTCCACAAGTAATAtgaaattacttttaactaatagtaatgtatgcaaaataaaaCGATAGATCAAACTTGGAATGATTTAGTTATAATAGAATgtaatttatatctttttttaatttaaagcatTCATAATACAGAAATTATGATGATCTAAATGATTTCACTCATCAATATAAAACCAACAACATAATTATCTCAATTTCTAGCCATGCCAAGAGCCAGTGCCAACAATTTCAAGACTACCACCAGTGTACATAGATCCATCAGACACAGAAGAAGTCATCAAATTGAAAAACAAAGTTCGGAGATTAGAAATGATAGCCGAGAGCAGGAAACACAAACTCAACCTCGTGTGGCAGAGCAGGAGGAGGTTAAAGAAAAAGTTAGAGTGTATGAAATGTATGgtcaaacatttaattaaaataaaggacAGTACAAGCTTAGCGGAACAATATAATTGTGAAGTTTCTCATTGAGGCTAATGTTAtgaaagtaaatatttaatctGAGCAGCATATTATATATGTGCACAGGAATGCCAAACTTAAATGCTGTCATTCATAATATaaggggccatccataaagtacgtcacacgtTAATGGGGAGGGAGGGTATCACCGAAGTGTGACATCGTGTGACAAGGGGCATGGGGGGGTCAATActtttgtgacgtcacatgttaaaatttaaaatactaaaacgcaaagtttgtatgtgaattaaaaattttaaaaatttacaaacttgatctatatttattaataatttagcattctcgctgaaaatagctgttttctctcgattatttttaaatacatatataaatttaaaaaatgtgtgacgtcacatcaggaggggggggttataaaaatgtgacaacctgtgacaaggagggggggaggggttcaaaagtcctaaaattcgtgtgacgtactttatggatggcccctaatatataattttatataatgaacAAATTCTTACACTTATAACATGTAAATCTCTAGTGAGACATGTTCCTCTTCTTACTTCAAATTACTTGACGGAACCAATCTGTCCCACAATACAACACAGAGATATCAGGAAATTGCTTACTTACAATAtaagtattaatttaaaatatgtaaaggCTATGCATATAATAGTTgtaagatttaaaattttgtacattgaacatttattttaataattatattatcaataattaaatttcacatatttttatgtcaaaaaacttggtgttttttatttatttgtttatcacgttttttttttaatttatttagtgttatatttaatttttcaataccTTATTCCTGTTAAGTTtggctgtttttatttattgttttaaaatatagagGAACGCACAGCACATCTGAATGTGAGTGGTCAACAATGTTCATGGACATGTCAGGGGCatagcccgcaaaattataatttgcgtaattactggtggtaagacctcttgtgagtccgcacgggtatgtaccaccaccctacctatttctgccgtgaagcagtaatgcgtttcggcttgaaggatggggcagccgttgtagttatactgagaccttagaacttatatctcaaggtgggtggcgcatttacgttttagatgtctatgggctccagtaaccacttaacaccaggtgggctgtgagctcgtccatccatttaagcaataaaaaatcaaataaaaaaagagctcTTGCCTTGCTATGTTCTTGGGACTAATTTTAAACCACATGTGAACAAGGACATGTCAGAGCAATCAAGACATTGCGAGCTCATTTCAGAGCTGGATGGCGTGTGTCAAAAAAGATGTCCGTCATTGAAATGTGTATGAGGGAAGTGCTACCAGAGAGTACGGATGAACTGCTTCGGCCGCGAGGAGTTCCACGGCATGGGGGTGGAGGAATCAACTCTTGACAATTTCTGAGAACAATATAGAACACGGTTTGTTGTTGAAACTTGCAAACCGCGTCTCCTATTGACCGTCGTAATACAACTTGTACCGAGACAACACAACTGAAGCGTGAGACTTGCGACaacagtgtacttagtgcgagttttttaacgttctcggtaTCGAataagttaactcaatttgtatggagttgaaacatctgcctacgtttgccgctaggggcgctgttccaactgcatacaaaattgggctaactttaacgctatcgagaacgttaaaaaactcgcactaaacacacagagCGTGCTGCGCCTCTATCTCCAAGGGATAAGTTGCTGGAATCCGCATTCATTTCTTTACTATTCATTTCTTATttctgggagtcctcaacagagcgaagcggtgctTCACGTATAGAAAAAGACTTTTGCCTTATAAAGCACGAGTCCGGCCTcacgtggagtactgctccggggctcccaaataccagctacttccatttgactccagaACTCCAGAAGGGGGCCGTTCgtattgtcgataatcccattctcacgggtcgtttggaacctctgggtctgcgcagggatttcggttccctctgtattttctgccgtatgttccacggggagcgctctgaggaattgttggaGATGAtatcatcatctcgtttttaccatcgcaccgcccgccaccggagtagagttcatccatactacctggagacactgcgttcatccacagtgcgtttccagagatcttttttgccacggtccatccggctttggaatgagctcccctccacggtgttttttgAGCGgaataacatgtccttcttcaaacgaggcttgtggagagtattaaacggtaggcagtggcttggctcttcccttccattgctgaagtccatgggcgacggtaaccactcaccatcaggtaggccgtaagctcgtctgcaaatttaaaatagtaCAATAGAtcattaatttgtaaaataacatGTATAGGAAAACCCGTGTATATCTTTTCAATAAAACAACTGCGACTTgcagatattgtttttttttttttttcgggccggggccgaacctcctacgaggtccccgcgcctagggggcgcgcggggtatgtgacacaacgatctgcaggtgttgagagcagaccgcgggcccaaggattttagggcccacccactaaacgactcccctgcactctcacacccgacgtccgatctccgcccggggtcaaaacccggtcagagtaggggggttcccgcggtcaacactacaaccagacacgcggcgccaccccgagaacgcccgaccaacgacgtcggtctccgcggtacggcggccctaccaggccgcccggacgatgccgctggtgttccgggataccccgctgggcccgaaccagcctgccgggtcggaacgcgatacaccgccgaccgggttgctcttccacagtatgttcggcgatgacagcgacgacgaaaaatGTGGACCGCATCACAGTCGGCAGCCACCGACGCGTCGTctcgtcctcctggtgccagcgcgctagagtggaCTTGCAGGTACTTGTTTATTGGAGTACGGTCCGCAACGCAGCGAGTAATGGCACCCCGGGCTACCGACCTCTGACCTCCTCGTGTACGCACTCAAACGGCGGAAgtcattgtattataatacaCTTAACCAGGTAGCCACGCCAGGTAGCCAGGAGGTAGGCACGCAGAGCAGCTGTTTAATGTACCACGTACAGGCGACCTCAAAAGTGCATAGATAGTTAATGAAAATCACATTACCGGCATAGTACCTTATtagtatgtgtatatataatattattttcgattAACAGGTGTAACATTTATAaggatattaaaattaaat
Encoded here:
- the LOC101740360 gene encoding THAP domain-containing protein 1, whose protein sequence is MVCCAVSNCKNTSVKTSKNKDGITFHRFPRDKERRRQWERAMNREEEWRSSPFSAVCSEHFGCTDFYLTDSGLRRLSVNAVPCINISPCQEPVPTISRLPPVYIDPSDTEEVIKLKNKVRRLEMIAESRKHKLNLVWQSRRRLKKKLECMKCMVKHLIKIKDSTSLAEQYNCEVSH